GGCGAACACGGCGAGCAGCACGATCCCGGCGGCCAGCGTGCCCCAGACGTCGGCCCGGCCGAAACCGTCCTGGGCCGCCGTGGACAGGGAGTAGATCAGCGCGAGCAGACCGCCGGTGACGGTGACGGCGCCCGGTACGTCCAGCCGGGGGCGCTCGGGGTTGCGCGACTCGGGCAGCAGCCGGGGGGCCAGGACCAGCACGATCAGCGCGGTGGCCGTGAGGAGTCCCATCGTGGAGCGCCAGCCCAGCGTGTCGGTCATGACGCCGCCGAGCACCATGCCGACGGTGAAGCCGAGGGACAGCAGGGTGCCGGAGATGCCGAGGGCCTTGGCGCGCAGCGGGCCTTCCGGGAACGTGGTGGTCAGCAGGGACATGCCGGTGGGCACGATGAGTGCCGCGCCGAGGCCCTGGAGGGCGCGCCCGGCCAGGAAGGACGCCGGGTTCCAGGCGAGGGTGGCCAGCAGCGAGGCGACGCCGAAGAGGACGAGCCCGGTCAGGAACAGCTTCTTGCGTCCGTAGAGGTCGGCGATCCGGCCGAAGAGGAGCAGGAAGCCGCCGGAGGGCAGCGAGAAGGCCGTGACCGCCCACTGGAGCTGGGACCGGCCGAGGCCCAGGTCCTTCCCGAGCACCGGCAGGGCCACGTTCAGCACGGAGAAGTCCAGGGCCACCATGAACTGGGCGGCGCACAGCACGAAGAGGACCAGCTTCGCCCGGCCGGTGAGCCGGTCGCCGCCGGGGGCCGGGGCCGGTGCGGGGGTGGCCGCGGCTGGTGCGGCGGTGGCCGCGGGGGGCGCGGCCGTGGTGCGGGAGGTCTGTGTGTCGGTGGTCATGGCCCCACCTTCGCCGCCCGGGAATGCCCGTGCAGAGTGGGAACTTATGCTGGTGGTGGCACCACCAGGCAGCCAGTAGGGGGATTTTCGTGGCCACACCGATCGACAAGCACCGGCGCTCCGAACTCCGCGAGTTCCTCATGAGCAGACGGGCGCGGATCACCCCGACGGAGGCCGGACTGCCGGACGGCGGGGCCCGCCGCCGCACCCCGGGCCTGCGCAGGGAAGAGGTCGCGGTGCTCGCCGGGGTCGGGGTCTCCTGGTACCAGTGGCTGGAGCAGGGCCGCGACATCACGGTGTCCCCCCAGGTGCTCGACGCGGTGGGCCGGGTCCTGAAGCTGACCAGCGCCGAGCAGCGGCACCTGTACGTGCTGGCGGGTCTCAACCCGCCCGCCCCGCAGGTCGCGCCGTCCGCGCAGAACATGTGTGACGGGCTGCAGCGGCTGATCGACGCGTGGATGCCGTTCCCCGCGCACATCATGGACGTCTACTGGAACACCGTGATGTACAACGACGCGGCCTCGATGGTGCTCGGCATGCGTCCCGAGATCGTGCAGAACTGCCTGATCGCGTTCTTCACCGACCCCCTCTACCGGTCGCGCACCAAGCGCTGGGAGGAGATCGCCTCCCACGTGGTCGCCCAGTTCCGGGCGGCGTGCTCGGAGACGCCGAACGACGACGGGTTCCGCGCGGTCGTCGAGGAGGCGAGGGAGGTCAGCCCGGTGTTCTCGGACCTGTGGGAACGGCGCGACATCGAGCCGGGCGGTCAGCTGCAGAAGGAGTTCGAACACCCCGTGGTGGGCGCACTGTTCGTCGAGTCGACCCAGCTGCGCGTACCGGCCCGCCCCGACCTGTCCATCGTCCTGCACACTCCCCTGCCGGGCACCGACACGGCCGAGAAGCTGGAGTGGCTGGCGTCGCCGGAGGGGCGTCGCGGGTCCATGTACCCGATCGCGGGCTGAGGACGGGCGGGCCCCGGAAGCGGGTCCGGGCGCGGGCGCGGGCAGCCATGCTCCCATCCCCTGCGGGGGAGCAGGACCGCCCGACACGGAACACCCGGCCCGCAGGAGGGTCCCACCCCCGCCCAACGTCGGCCTAACGCCCCGCTAACGGAGCACCGGCCGACCGTCCGGCTCCCCCGCGGATCCGGTGGCCGGGCCCGCGGGGATAAATGGCCGGAGACCCCCTCATGTGTCGAAATGGGCCGCCGTACCCTCGGCCGGGGGGCCGTGACGCGTTGAGCAAGGTGGTTGTCGCATGGAGTTCCGCGTGCTCGGACCCGTGGCCGTGGTGTCGGAGCGGGGGGAGCCGCTGCCCCTGGGCCCGGCCAAGCGGCGCGGTCTGCTGGCCATGCTGGTGCGGTGCCCCAACGCGGCCG
This is a stretch of genomic DNA from Streptomyces sp. NBC_00536. It encodes these proteins:
- a CDS encoding helix-turn-helix transcriptional regulator; amino-acid sequence: MSRRARITPTEAGLPDGGARRRTPGLRREEVAVLAGVGVSWYQWLEQGRDITVSPQVLDAVGRVLKLTSAEQRHLYVLAGLNPPAPQVAPSAQNMCDGLQRLIDAWMPFPAHIMDVYWNTVMYNDAASMVLGMRPEIVQNCLIAFFTDPLYRSRTKRWEEIASHVVAQFRAACSETPNDDGFRAVVEEAREVSPVFSDLWERRDIEPGGQLQKEFEHPVVGALFVESTQLRVPARPDLSIVLHTPLPGTDTAEKLEWLASPEGRRGSMYPIAG
- a CDS encoding MFS transporter; protein product: MTTDTQTSRTTAAPPAATAAPAAATPAPAPAPGGDRLTGRAKLVLFVLCAAQFMVALDFSVLNVALPVLGKDLGLGRSQLQWAVTAFSLPSGGFLLLFGRIADLYGRKKLFLTGLVLFGVASLLATLAWNPASFLAGRALQGLGAALIVPTGMSLLTTTFPEGPLRAKALGISGTLLSLGFTVGMVLGGVMTDTLGWRSTMGLLTATALIVLVLAPRLLPESRNPERPRLDVPGAVTVTGGLLALIYSLSTAAQDGFGRADVWGTLAAGIVLLAVFAVVETKSPAPLVSLPMLRRRTVAWGNIGGLVTFSMMSTVVFVLTLYLQETLELSSFRTGLVFGVQGVMSAVAGTYASRVIGRIGARRTLVVSLFGQAAFTAVLLAVGAGSGALLATVAVSAASMCHLGAIISYGVTVTSGVPDGEQGLATGLVTTTQQVGLTIGIPLLGVLATTQDSLFDGVRTVLALDVAVLLVAGVLIGLGLRDRTKNRA